In one window of Vulpes vulpes isolate BD-2025 chromosome 1, VulVul3, whole genome shotgun sequence DNA:
- the CD22 gene encoding B-cell receptor CD22 isoform X2 — protein sequence MMLPGSPKKEDTRQQPRLLPRHSTMHLLGPLLLLLEYLAFSDSSYWRFNHPHTLYTWEKACVWIPCSYTIPESGSVLEKLTVYSNYEYNDTTKDFQGSILYETKEFKKNPPQEMRVQFLGNEKFNCTLRINPVSKEDNGWLGIRVNTKTDKWMEKINLNVSQTPLPPHIQLPPEIQESQEVTLTCLLNFSCPGFPIQLKWSLQEPAVTLTSLSTKTVSTQSKLTFRPQWTHHGKNLTCQLWDHKAERVLSEDTVYLDVKHAPKLKIEVSPGGANVTEGESVIMTCQVISSNPEYRRISWLKDGDTLQEQETFTLTLSPVTKKMSGKYQCEAFNDVGSGQSDGVVLQVYYAPEPSTVEILSSPAKERNRVEMTCVSLANPPPTNYTWYHNDREVPGITGKAFQIPAVLIGHAGSYSCLAQNSLGLGQVGQKAELDVQYPPKEVTAVIQNPTRIREGDNVTVSCNYNSSNPRVNRYEWNVQGSRNKVFSEVLVIQKVSWDARPIACAACNQWCSWAPSVNLDVQHAPKDVRVQQTSASSEIHSGHRVLLGCNFSSSRPRDVRFFWKKNGIFLKEGRELSFDSISPEDAGNYNCLVNNSIGQTMSEAKMLRVLYAPRMLRVAISPKDEVIEGKKAVLTCESDANPPILQYAWFDWNNQNLRHYDQMLRLDPVKVQHSGAYRCQATNRLGTGQSPPGTLTVYYSPETIGRRVAVGVGFCLATLLLAFWGVKLQRSWKRIRSQQGLQENSSGQSFFVRNKKIRRVPVSEDPHSLGCYNPVMEDAISYATLRFPVGETNTPRTRDAGTLEAEGPSPNRDDTVTYSVLQKRRVGDYENVVPENVEDEGIHYSELVHLGVGERPLGQEAVEYVTLKH from the exons CCCAGGCTCCTGCCTAGACACAGCACCATGCATCTCCTCGGCCCCTTGCTCCTGCTCCTTG AATACTTGGCCTTCTCTGACTCATCCTATTGGAGGTTTAATCACCCCCACACTCTCTACACCTGGGAAAAGGCCTGCGTCTGGATTCCCTGTAGCTACACGATTCCAGAGAGTGGTAGTGTGCTGGAAAAGCTGACCGTGTACAGCAACTATGAATATAATGACACCACCAAGGACTTCCAGGGGTCCATTCTCTATGAGACCAAAGAGTTTAAGAAGAATCCTCCTCAGGAGATGAGGGTTCAGTTCCTGGGAAACGAAAAATTCAACTGCACCCTCCGCATCAACCCTGTGTCTAAAGAAGACAATGGCTGGCTGGGAATCAGAGTGAATACGAAGACTGACAAATGGATGGAGAAAATAAACCTCAACGTCTCTC AGACGCCGCTTCCACCTCACATCCAGCTCCCTCCAgagatccaggagtcccaggaagTCACTCTGACCTGCCTGCTGAATTTCTCCTGCCCTGGGTTCCCGATCCAACTGAAGtggtccctgcaggagcctgccgTCACCCTGACCTCCCTGAGCACCAAGACCGTCTCCACCCAGAGCAAGCTCACCTTCCGGCCGCAGTGGACGCACCACGGCAAGAACCTGACCTGCCAGCTCTGGGATCACAAAGCGGAGCGGGTGCTCTCTGAGGACACGGTGTACCTGGATGTGAAGC ATGCCCCAAAGTTGAAGATTGAGGTCAGTCCCGGAGGAGCCAACGTAACAGAGGGAGAGTCTGTGATCATGACGTGCCAAGTCATCAGCAGCAACCCAGAGTACCGGAGAATATCCTGGCTCAAGGATGGGGACACACTGCAGGAGCAGGAGACATTCACACTAACTCTGTCCCCTGTGACCAAGAAGATGAGTGGAAAGTACCAGTGTGAGGCCTTCAATGATGTAGGCTCGGGACAGTCGGATGGAGTGGTCCTTCAAGTATACT ATGCTCCGGAACCTTCCACGGTTGAGATCCTCTCCTCGCCAGCTAAGGAGAGAAATAGAGTAGAGATGACCTGTGTGTCACTGGCCAATCCTCCTCCAACAAATTACACCTGGTATCACAATGATAGAGAAGTGCCAGGAATTACAGGCAAGGCCTTCCAGATCCCAGCGGTCCTCATCGGGCATGCTGGGAGTTATTCCTGCTTGGCACAAAACAGCCTTGGTCTTGGACAAGTTGGCCAGAAAGCTGAGTTAGACGTCCAAT ATCCCCCCAAGGAGGTGACCGCAGTGATTCAGAACCCCACGCGGATTCGAGAAGGAGACAATGTGACCGTGTCCTGTAACTACAATTCCAGTAATCCCCGAGTTAACCGATACGAATGGAACGTCCAAGGCTCCCGGAATAAAGTATTTTCTGAGGTGCTGGTAATTCAGAAAGTCTCCTGGGACGCCAGGCCAATCGCCTGTGCAGCCTGTAACCAGTGGTGTTCGTGGGCTCCCTCTGTCAACCTGGATGTCCAGC ATGCCCCCAAGGACGTCAGGGTCCAGCAGACCAGCGCCTCTTCTGAGATTCACTCCGGGCACCGAGTCCTCCTCGGATGTAACTTCTCAAGCAGCCGCCCCAGAGACGTCCGCTTCTTCTGGAAGAAAAATGGAATCTTcctgaaggaaggaagagaactgAGCTTTGACTCCATCTCTCCAGAAGACGCTGGCAATTATAACTGCCTGGTGAACAACTCCATCGGACAGACCATGTCTGAGGCCAAGATGCTCCGAGTGCTGT ACGCACCAAGGATGCTGCGCGTGGCCATTAGCCCGAAGGACGAAGTGATAGAGGGGAAGAAGGCAGTCCTGACCTGCGAGAGCGATGCCAACCCTCCCATCCTCCAGTACGCCTGGTTTGACTGGAATAACCAAAACCTCCGCCACTATGATCAGATGCTGAGATTGGATCCGGTGAAGGTCCAGCATTCCGGCGCCTATCGGTGCCAGGCGACCAACCGGCTGGGCACAGGCCAGTCGCCCCCCGGCACCCTCACTGTCTACT ACAGCCCGGAGACCATCGGCAGGAGAGTGGCCGTGGGCGTGGGTTTCTGTCTGGCCACGCTCCTCCTGGCATTCTGGGGAGTCAAGCTGCAGCGCAG CTGGAAGAGGATACGGAGCCAGCAGGGGCTCCAGGAAAATTCTAGTGGGCAGAGCTTCTTTGTGAGGAATAAAAAG ATTAGAAGGGTCCCGGTTTCCGAAGACCCCCACTCCCTGGGCTGCTACAACCCTGTGATGGAAGATGCCATCAGTTATGCCACCTTGCGATTTCCTGTTGGCGAGACCAACACACCAAGAACTAG AGATGCAGGGACCCTGGAGGCAGAGGGACCTTCTCCAAACAGGGATGACACCGTCACTTACTCTGTCTTGCAGAAGCGTCGAGTG GGCGACTATGAGAACGTGGTTCCAGAAAATGTAGAAGACGAGGGGATACATTACTCGGAGCTGGTTCATCTTGGGGTTGGGGAGCGGCCTCTGGGCCAGGAAGCGGTGGAGTACGTGACCCTCAAGCACTGA
- the CD22 gene encoding B-cell receptor CD22 isoform X1, translated as MPECALQSAFEPTLPSFPLFPTLHFAMPLGCPESHRGRQGVWPRRVKILHCASPFTLRCCQGPRRRKTRDNRLLPRHSTMHLLGPLLLLLEYLAFSDSSYWRFNHPHTLYTWEKACVWIPCSYTIPESGSVLEKLTVYSNYEYNDTTKDFQGSILYETKEFKKNPPQEMRVQFLGNEKFNCTLRINPVSKEDNGWLGIRVNTKTDKWMEKINLNVSQTPLPPHIQLPPEIQESQEVTLTCLLNFSCPGFPIQLKWSLQEPAVTLTSLSTKTVSTQSKLTFRPQWTHHGKNLTCQLWDHKAERVLSEDTVYLDVKHAPKLKIEVSPGGANVTEGESVIMTCQVISSNPEYRRISWLKDGDTLQEQETFTLTLSPVTKKMSGKYQCEAFNDVGSGQSDGVVLQVYYAPEPSTVEILSSPAKERNRVEMTCVSLANPPPTNYTWYHNDREVPGITGKAFQIPAVLIGHAGSYSCLAQNSLGLGQVGQKAELDVQYPPKEVTAVIQNPTRIREGDNVTVSCNYNSSNPRVNRYEWNVQGSRNKVFSEVLVIQKVSWDARPIACAACNQWCSWAPSVNLDVQHAPKDVRVQQTSASSEIHSGHRVLLGCNFSSSRPRDVRFFWKKNGIFLKEGRELSFDSISPEDAGNYNCLVNNSIGQTMSEAKMLRVLYAPRMLRVAISPKDEVIEGKKAVLTCESDANPPILQYAWFDWNNQNLRHYDQMLRLDPVKVQHSGAYRCQATNRLGTGQSPPGTLTVYYSPETIGRRVAVGVGFCLATLLLAFWGVKLQRSWKRIRSQQGLQENSSGQSFFVRNKKIRRVPVSEDPHSLGCYNPVMEDAISYATLRFPVGETNTPRTRDAGTLEAEGPSPNRDDTVTYSVLQKRRVGDYENVVPENVEDEGIHYSELVHLGVGERPLGQEAVEYVTLKH; from the exons GCTCCTGCCTAGACACAGCACCATGCATCTCCTCGGCCCCTTGCTCCTGCTCCTTG AATACTTGGCCTTCTCTGACTCATCCTATTGGAGGTTTAATCACCCCCACACTCTCTACACCTGGGAAAAGGCCTGCGTCTGGATTCCCTGTAGCTACACGATTCCAGAGAGTGGTAGTGTGCTGGAAAAGCTGACCGTGTACAGCAACTATGAATATAATGACACCACCAAGGACTTCCAGGGGTCCATTCTCTATGAGACCAAAGAGTTTAAGAAGAATCCTCCTCAGGAGATGAGGGTTCAGTTCCTGGGAAACGAAAAATTCAACTGCACCCTCCGCATCAACCCTGTGTCTAAAGAAGACAATGGCTGGCTGGGAATCAGAGTGAATACGAAGACTGACAAATGGATGGAGAAAATAAACCTCAACGTCTCTC AGACGCCGCTTCCACCTCACATCCAGCTCCCTCCAgagatccaggagtcccaggaagTCACTCTGACCTGCCTGCTGAATTTCTCCTGCCCTGGGTTCCCGATCCAACTGAAGtggtccctgcaggagcctgccgTCACCCTGACCTCCCTGAGCACCAAGACCGTCTCCACCCAGAGCAAGCTCACCTTCCGGCCGCAGTGGACGCACCACGGCAAGAACCTGACCTGCCAGCTCTGGGATCACAAAGCGGAGCGGGTGCTCTCTGAGGACACGGTGTACCTGGATGTGAAGC ATGCCCCAAAGTTGAAGATTGAGGTCAGTCCCGGAGGAGCCAACGTAACAGAGGGAGAGTCTGTGATCATGACGTGCCAAGTCATCAGCAGCAACCCAGAGTACCGGAGAATATCCTGGCTCAAGGATGGGGACACACTGCAGGAGCAGGAGACATTCACACTAACTCTGTCCCCTGTGACCAAGAAGATGAGTGGAAAGTACCAGTGTGAGGCCTTCAATGATGTAGGCTCGGGACAGTCGGATGGAGTGGTCCTTCAAGTATACT ATGCTCCGGAACCTTCCACGGTTGAGATCCTCTCCTCGCCAGCTAAGGAGAGAAATAGAGTAGAGATGACCTGTGTGTCACTGGCCAATCCTCCTCCAACAAATTACACCTGGTATCACAATGATAGAGAAGTGCCAGGAATTACAGGCAAGGCCTTCCAGATCCCAGCGGTCCTCATCGGGCATGCTGGGAGTTATTCCTGCTTGGCACAAAACAGCCTTGGTCTTGGACAAGTTGGCCAGAAAGCTGAGTTAGACGTCCAAT ATCCCCCCAAGGAGGTGACCGCAGTGATTCAGAACCCCACGCGGATTCGAGAAGGAGACAATGTGACCGTGTCCTGTAACTACAATTCCAGTAATCCCCGAGTTAACCGATACGAATGGAACGTCCAAGGCTCCCGGAATAAAGTATTTTCTGAGGTGCTGGTAATTCAGAAAGTCTCCTGGGACGCCAGGCCAATCGCCTGTGCAGCCTGTAACCAGTGGTGTTCGTGGGCTCCCTCTGTCAACCTGGATGTCCAGC ATGCCCCCAAGGACGTCAGGGTCCAGCAGACCAGCGCCTCTTCTGAGATTCACTCCGGGCACCGAGTCCTCCTCGGATGTAACTTCTCAAGCAGCCGCCCCAGAGACGTCCGCTTCTTCTGGAAGAAAAATGGAATCTTcctgaaggaaggaagagaactgAGCTTTGACTCCATCTCTCCAGAAGACGCTGGCAATTATAACTGCCTGGTGAACAACTCCATCGGACAGACCATGTCTGAGGCCAAGATGCTCCGAGTGCTGT ACGCACCAAGGATGCTGCGCGTGGCCATTAGCCCGAAGGACGAAGTGATAGAGGGGAAGAAGGCAGTCCTGACCTGCGAGAGCGATGCCAACCCTCCCATCCTCCAGTACGCCTGGTTTGACTGGAATAACCAAAACCTCCGCCACTATGATCAGATGCTGAGATTGGATCCGGTGAAGGTCCAGCATTCCGGCGCCTATCGGTGCCAGGCGACCAACCGGCTGGGCACAGGCCAGTCGCCCCCCGGCACCCTCACTGTCTACT ACAGCCCGGAGACCATCGGCAGGAGAGTGGCCGTGGGCGTGGGTTTCTGTCTGGCCACGCTCCTCCTGGCATTCTGGGGAGTCAAGCTGCAGCGCAG CTGGAAGAGGATACGGAGCCAGCAGGGGCTCCAGGAAAATTCTAGTGGGCAGAGCTTCTTTGTGAGGAATAAAAAG ATTAGAAGGGTCCCGGTTTCCGAAGACCCCCACTCCCTGGGCTGCTACAACCCTGTGATGGAAGATGCCATCAGTTATGCCACCTTGCGATTTCCTGTTGGCGAGACCAACACACCAAGAACTAG AGATGCAGGGACCCTGGAGGCAGAGGGACCTTCTCCAAACAGGGATGACACCGTCACTTACTCTGTCTTGCAGAAGCGTCGAGTG GGCGACTATGAGAACGTGGTTCCAGAAAATGTAGAAGACGAGGGGATACATTACTCGGAGCTGGTTCATCTTGGGGTTGGGGAGCGGCCTCTGGGCCAGGAAGCGGTGGAGTACGTGACCCTCAAGCACTGA
- the CD22 gene encoding B-cell receptor CD22 isoform X6 gives MLPGSPKKEDTRQQPRLLPRHSTMHLLGPLLLLLEYLAFSDSSYWRFNHPHTLYTWEKACVWIPCSYTIPESGSVLEKLTVYSNYEYNDTTKDFQGSILYETKEFKKNPPQEMRVQFLGNEKFNCTLRINPVSKEDNGWLGIRVNTKTDKWMEKINLNVSQTPLPPHIQLPPEIQESQEVTLTCLLNFSCPGFPIQLKWSLQEPAVTLTSLSTKTVSTQSKLTFRPQWTHHGKNLTCQLWDHKAERVLSEDTVYLDVKHPPKEVTAVIQNPTRIREGDNVTVSCNYNSSNPRVNRYEWNVQGSRNKVFSEVLVIQKVSWDARPIACAACNQWCSWAPSVNLDVQHAPKDVRVQQTSASSEIHSGHRVLLGCNFSSSRPRDVRFFWKKNGIFLKEGRELSFDSISPEDAGNYNCLVNNSIGQTMSEAKMLRVLYAPRMLRVAISPKDEVIEGKKAVLTCESDANPPILQYAWFDWNNQNLRHYDQMLRLDPVKVQHSGAYRCQATNRLGTGQSPPGTLTVYYSPETIGRRVAVGVGFCLATLLLAFWGVKLQRSWKRIRSQQGLQENSSGQSFFVRNKKIRRVPVSEDPHSLGCYNPVMEDAISYATLRFPVGETNTPRTRDAGTLEAEGPSPNRDDTVTYSVLQKRRVGDYENVVPENVEDEGIHYSELVHLGVGERPLGQEAVEYVTLKH, from the exons CCCAGGCTCCTGCCTAGACACAGCACCATGCATCTCCTCGGCCCCTTGCTCCTGCTCCTTG AATACTTGGCCTTCTCTGACTCATCCTATTGGAGGTTTAATCACCCCCACACTCTCTACACCTGGGAAAAGGCCTGCGTCTGGATTCCCTGTAGCTACACGATTCCAGAGAGTGGTAGTGTGCTGGAAAAGCTGACCGTGTACAGCAACTATGAATATAATGACACCACCAAGGACTTCCAGGGGTCCATTCTCTATGAGACCAAAGAGTTTAAGAAGAATCCTCCTCAGGAGATGAGGGTTCAGTTCCTGGGAAACGAAAAATTCAACTGCACCCTCCGCATCAACCCTGTGTCTAAAGAAGACAATGGCTGGCTGGGAATCAGAGTGAATACGAAGACTGACAAATGGATGGAGAAAATAAACCTCAACGTCTCTC AGACGCCGCTTCCACCTCACATCCAGCTCCCTCCAgagatccaggagtcccaggaagTCACTCTGACCTGCCTGCTGAATTTCTCCTGCCCTGGGTTCCCGATCCAACTGAAGtggtccctgcaggagcctgccgTCACCCTGACCTCCCTGAGCACCAAGACCGTCTCCACCCAGAGCAAGCTCACCTTCCGGCCGCAGTGGACGCACCACGGCAAGAACCTGACCTGCCAGCTCTGGGATCACAAAGCGGAGCGGGTGCTCTCTGAGGACACGGTGTACCTGGATGTGAAGC ATCCCCCCAAGGAGGTGACCGCAGTGATTCAGAACCCCACGCGGATTCGAGAAGGAGACAATGTGACCGTGTCCTGTAACTACAATTCCAGTAATCCCCGAGTTAACCGATACGAATGGAACGTCCAAGGCTCCCGGAATAAAGTATTTTCTGAGGTGCTGGTAATTCAGAAAGTCTCCTGGGACGCCAGGCCAATCGCCTGTGCAGCCTGTAACCAGTGGTGTTCGTGGGCTCCCTCTGTCAACCTGGATGTCCAGC ATGCCCCCAAGGACGTCAGGGTCCAGCAGACCAGCGCCTCTTCTGAGATTCACTCCGGGCACCGAGTCCTCCTCGGATGTAACTTCTCAAGCAGCCGCCCCAGAGACGTCCGCTTCTTCTGGAAGAAAAATGGAATCTTcctgaaggaaggaagagaactgAGCTTTGACTCCATCTCTCCAGAAGACGCTGGCAATTATAACTGCCTGGTGAACAACTCCATCGGACAGACCATGTCTGAGGCCAAGATGCTCCGAGTGCTGT ACGCACCAAGGATGCTGCGCGTGGCCATTAGCCCGAAGGACGAAGTGATAGAGGGGAAGAAGGCAGTCCTGACCTGCGAGAGCGATGCCAACCCTCCCATCCTCCAGTACGCCTGGTTTGACTGGAATAACCAAAACCTCCGCCACTATGATCAGATGCTGAGATTGGATCCGGTGAAGGTCCAGCATTCCGGCGCCTATCGGTGCCAGGCGACCAACCGGCTGGGCACAGGCCAGTCGCCCCCCGGCACCCTCACTGTCTACT ACAGCCCGGAGACCATCGGCAGGAGAGTGGCCGTGGGCGTGGGTTTCTGTCTGGCCACGCTCCTCCTGGCATTCTGGGGAGTCAAGCTGCAGCGCAG CTGGAAGAGGATACGGAGCCAGCAGGGGCTCCAGGAAAATTCTAGTGGGCAGAGCTTCTTTGTGAGGAATAAAAAG ATTAGAAGGGTCCCGGTTTCCGAAGACCCCCACTCCCTGGGCTGCTACAACCCTGTGATGGAAGATGCCATCAGTTATGCCACCTTGCGATTTCCTGTTGGCGAGACCAACACACCAAGAACTAG AGATGCAGGGACCCTGGAGGCAGAGGGACCTTCTCCAAACAGGGATGACACCGTCACTTACTCTGTCTTGCAGAAGCGTCGAGTG GGCGACTATGAGAACGTGGTTCCAGAAAATGTAGAAGACGAGGGGATACATTACTCGGAGCTGGTTCATCTTGGGGTTGGGGAGCGGCCTCTGGGCCAGGAAGCGGTGGAGTACGTGACCCTCAAGCACTGA
- the CD22 gene encoding B-cell receptor CD22 isoform X5: protein MMLPGSPKKEDTRQQPRLLPRHSTMHLLGPLLLLLEYLAFSDSSYWRFNHPHTLYTWEKACVWIPCSYTIPESGSVLEKLTVYSNYEYNDTTKDFQGSILYETKEFKKNPPQEMRVQFLGNEKFNCTLRINPVSKEDNGWLGIRVNTKTDKWMEKINLNVSQTPLPPHIQLPPEIQESQEVTLTCLLNFSCPGFPIQLKWSLQEPAVTLTSLSTKTVSTQSKLTFRPQWTHHGKNLTCQLWDHKAERVLSEDTVYLDVKHPPKEVTAVIQNPTRIREGDNVTVSCNYNSSNPRVNRYEWNVQGSRNKVFSEVLVIQKVSWDARPIACAACNQWCSWAPSVNLDVQHAPKDVRVQQTSASSEIHSGHRVLLGCNFSSSRPRDVRFFWKKNGIFLKEGRELSFDSISPEDAGNYNCLVNNSIGQTMSEAKMLRVLYAPRMLRVAISPKDEVIEGKKAVLTCESDANPPILQYAWFDWNNQNLRHYDQMLRLDPVKVQHSGAYRCQATNRLGTGQSPPGTLTVYYSPETIGRRVAVGVGFCLATLLLAFWGVKLQRSWKRIRSQQGLQENSSGQSFFVRNKKIRRVPVSEDPHSLGCYNPVMEDAISYATLRFPVGETNTPRTRDAGTLEAEGPSPNRDDTVTYSVLQKRRVGDYENVVPENVEDEGIHYSELVHLGVGERPLGQEAVEYVTLKH from the exons CCCAGGCTCCTGCCTAGACACAGCACCATGCATCTCCTCGGCCCCTTGCTCCTGCTCCTTG AATACTTGGCCTTCTCTGACTCATCCTATTGGAGGTTTAATCACCCCCACACTCTCTACACCTGGGAAAAGGCCTGCGTCTGGATTCCCTGTAGCTACACGATTCCAGAGAGTGGTAGTGTGCTGGAAAAGCTGACCGTGTACAGCAACTATGAATATAATGACACCACCAAGGACTTCCAGGGGTCCATTCTCTATGAGACCAAAGAGTTTAAGAAGAATCCTCCTCAGGAGATGAGGGTTCAGTTCCTGGGAAACGAAAAATTCAACTGCACCCTCCGCATCAACCCTGTGTCTAAAGAAGACAATGGCTGGCTGGGAATCAGAGTGAATACGAAGACTGACAAATGGATGGAGAAAATAAACCTCAACGTCTCTC AGACGCCGCTTCCACCTCACATCCAGCTCCCTCCAgagatccaggagtcccaggaagTCACTCTGACCTGCCTGCTGAATTTCTCCTGCCCTGGGTTCCCGATCCAACTGAAGtggtccctgcaggagcctgccgTCACCCTGACCTCCCTGAGCACCAAGACCGTCTCCACCCAGAGCAAGCTCACCTTCCGGCCGCAGTGGACGCACCACGGCAAGAACCTGACCTGCCAGCTCTGGGATCACAAAGCGGAGCGGGTGCTCTCTGAGGACACGGTGTACCTGGATGTGAAGC ATCCCCCCAAGGAGGTGACCGCAGTGATTCAGAACCCCACGCGGATTCGAGAAGGAGACAATGTGACCGTGTCCTGTAACTACAATTCCAGTAATCCCCGAGTTAACCGATACGAATGGAACGTCCAAGGCTCCCGGAATAAAGTATTTTCTGAGGTGCTGGTAATTCAGAAAGTCTCCTGGGACGCCAGGCCAATCGCCTGTGCAGCCTGTAACCAGTGGTGTTCGTGGGCTCCCTCTGTCAACCTGGATGTCCAGC ATGCCCCCAAGGACGTCAGGGTCCAGCAGACCAGCGCCTCTTCTGAGATTCACTCCGGGCACCGAGTCCTCCTCGGATGTAACTTCTCAAGCAGCCGCCCCAGAGACGTCCGCTTCTTCTGGAAGAAAAATGGAATCTTcctgaaggaaggaagagaactgAGCTTTGACTCCATCTCTCCAGAAGACGCTGGCAATTATAACTGCCTGGTGAACAACTCCATCGGACAGACCATGTCTGAGGCCAAGATGCTCCGAGTGCTGT ACGCACCAAGGATGCTGCGCGTGGCCATTAGCCCGAAGGACGAAGTGATAGAGGGGAAGAAGGCAGTCCTGACCTGCGAGAGCGATGCCAACCCTCCCATCCTCCAGTACGCCTGGTTTGACTGGAATAACCAAAACCTCCGCCACTATGATCAGATGCTGAGATTGGATCCGGTGAAGGTCCAGCATTCCGGCGCCTATCGGTGCCAGGCGACCAACCGGCTGGGCACAGGCCAGTCGCCCCCCGGCACCCTCACTGTCTACT ACAGCCCGGAGACCATCGGCAGGAGAGTGGCCGTGGGCGTGGGTTTCTGTCTGGCCACGCTCCTCCTGGCATTCTGGGGAGTCAAGCTGCAGCGCAG CTGGAAGAGGATACGGAGCCAGCAGGGGCTCCAGGAAAATTCTAGTGGGCAGAGCTTCTTTGTGAGGAATAAAAAG ATTAGAAGGGTCCCGGTTTCCGAAGACCCCCACTCCCTGGGCTGCTACAACCCTGTGATGGAAGATGCCATCAGTTATGCCACCTTGCGATTTCCTGTTGGCGAGACCAACACACCAAGAACTAG AGATGCAGGGACCCTGGAGGCAGAGGGACCTTCTCCAAACAGGGATGACACCGTCACTTACTCTGTCTTGCAGAAGCGTCGAGTG GGCGACTATGAGAACGTGGTTCCAGAAAATGTAGAAGACGAGGGGATACATTACTCGGAGCTGGTTCATCTTGGGGTTGGGGAGCGGCCTCTGGGCCAGGAAGCGGTGGAGTACGTGACCCTCAAGCACTGA